The Coccinella septempunctata chromosome 9, icCocSept1.1, whole genome shotgun sequence genomic interval GTTGTTGGGTTAGATTTTGACGTTTCGATTCTAATTAAATGGAATTTAACAGTTAGGTTTGGCCAGAATGCCACTTAATTTGACAGTCAGATTAAAAATTGACAAAGGAATAAACTTAATTTGACAGTTAGGGATTTATTTGACTCTTAGGTTAGGTTAAATCAGATTCAATTCGGCAGTTGGGTTAAAATTAACCTCAAATTAATAATTAGTTTAGATAAGATTCAATCTGGCTGTTGAGTTAGGATCCGAACTTAACTTACTTAGCTTAGGGTTAACGGGAATTTAACACAAAGGATAAATCAGAATCCGACTCAATTTGACAGTTAGGTtgagatacgacaaaactagtCTCTTGAGAAGGATTAACCTTAATTTAACAGAAGTTAGATCAGATTAAATTTGTCTGTAGGGTAGGGATTCGACTGAATTTGACCTTAGCTCAGGATTAAACGAAATTTAACAGTTAGATTAGGTTAGAATCCAACTTAATTTGACAATTAGGTGAAGAATCGGCCAAATTTGACACTTACGTTAGAATTAATCTTGAAGAGTTAGTTCAACTTTGTTGTTAAGTTAGGATTCGATAGAATTTGACATTTAAGTTGATATTAACTAGAACTTGACAGTTAAGTAAGGTTACGATCAGACTTAATTTGACAGTTAGGTTAGGAAACGACAAAATTTGACACTTGGGTTTGGACCAACACTTTGTTTCGGTCCAAGGCACATCTTGATTTGATTTTTCTTGTCGTAGGCCACATGCAGAGGACGCTTCTGCCTCCCGCCCACGTGATGGACCCGATGCTCCAGTACCAGCTGAACATGTACGGTCCGGCGGCGAGAGAGAGGCTCGAGCTGGAGCACCTGGAGAGGGAGAAGAGGGAGCGCGAGATCCGAGAGCTCAGGGAGAGGGAGCTGAACGACAGGCTGAAGGAGGAACTGATGAAGAGCGGCATGAGGGGACCGCCCAACCCGATGGACCCGCATTGGTTGGAGATACAGAGGAGATACGCGGCCGGTCTAGCGGGTCCCACAGGTTGGTACTACCTACTGGAAATATcatgaaatttcatttcatttcaccgaTGTTCTTACGCAAGAACAGTATCCTATAAGTATGAGATGTCAGACTTTTTCGCAGGACCCGGAGGTATACCGCTGCACCACTTCGCCCTCTACCCTGGGGCCGGAGCCAGCCCGCAGCTTTCCCAACTGGAAAGGGAGAGGTTAGAGCGGTTGGGCATACCGCCCCCGGGCGCGCCCGGCGGTCCGCCCGGGGCTCCTCCCGGTCATCCCCATCACCCGGCGCATCAGGCGCAGCTTGAAGCCGCGGAGAGGCTGGCCCTTGCCACCGATCCGATGGTGAGTAAAAAATTCGACCTTAACAGTCAACATTTTACGACTATGATTCGCAGGTTCGACTGCAGATGGCGGGAATATCGCCGGAGTATCACGCGCATACGCACGCGCACACCCACGCTCACACGCACCTACACCTGCACCCGCAACAGCAACAGGCTCAGCAGGAAGCGGCGGCCGCGGCTGCAGGTTTTCCGTTACCAGGTAAATACCATTTCTGAGCCGACTTTGCCATTTCTACAGCTTCGGTATATAGTACGTGTTTCGACTGAAGCATCAGCCTGTTTTTAACCTGTtatcttaaattttttctcttttgttCCCTCAGGTTCTCCCTTTTTTCCTGAAATGTTTAATCGTGTTTCAGCCTCAGGCACCCCAGGTTATCCCAGACCTGGTCTGATGCACGGTAGGGACGGTCCGTTGGCACTCCACCATCCGGACCTCCTGGGCAGGCCTTACGCCGATCAGCTGGCTCATCAGGTACGTttaaaaaactttgaaaaaccgCCTATTCCTATCTTTTTCCTCTCGCAAATCGCCATACCCTTTCTTCGGTTAGAAGGAAGCTCGAAAAAATTCCGTTTTAGCCACAAGATTATGTGTTTGAATCGTGCAAAGTAGAAGAAAGAAGATCCCTGGTTCCTGTCAGTATGTACCAACTTTCCTTATATCCTTTACTGTCCTTCGTTCATTCAATATTTCCTTTCTTTACATCCTTCGATAGTCCGAAGCAGAGTTCtcgttatttttatttatttttttattttaggcTGCTGCGCATGAACAACTCCAAAGACAGATGATGTTGGAAAGAGAAAGATTTCCACCTCATCCATCTATCGTTGCGCAACATGAGGAGTACTTGAGGTGAGGATACTTCGATACTTTGAGTGACGTTgggataattcaattttttttttcagacaaaGAGAGAGAGAACTGAAAGTTAGAGCCTTAGAAGACGCGGCTAGAGGATCTAGACCTTAAGGGTAAGGGTTATTATTTTATTCCTGGGAAATGAGAAATTatcttctaatttttttttcagagctcCGTTTTCCCCATCTGTGACAGGTGCTTTCCTCTAGTTCAAAATTCCAACGTACACGCAAACATTTACATTGAAATATAAAGGACAAACCCGTTCGAATACGTTTTGTAGTGAGTGGTTTATTTAAATTTGTGAACTGTGAGTGTTTAATATTTATAATTATTGtaaattaatattatatatGGAATCAGAAGGAGAAAAACTATAGAGTATCgtacaaatgtaaaaaaaagtgtATACCGaaagttttttaaaattatgtatattttttaCACCTTtgtaaatagattttttttttctaatcgaTTGAAGGCGCGGTCAGGTGACAATTCTCAGTGCaaatacaagaaaaaagaaggGTTGGGTTGTCGGTCTTCATACTGAAGATTAATCAAGTCAATTTTGTTAATTTCGAAGCTTATTTTTCCACAATCTTGAAAAGAAATCTAACCCTTCTTCCTTTATTGCAATaaatatatcaacaaattaaTTATTCTAAATTAATGGATACTCTGGAAGAGATATTAATCATAATTATATTTATCTTAGTTCGCAATCAACTGTTGACCAATCCTAAACGACAAAGAGTACTGCGTTTGACAAAAATAGGAGATCGTGCAAGGCAGAAAATTAAGCTCACTGAATGGGTTTCCTCGACAGATCGAAACCCTTTTAtagactgaatttttttttagatccCCACGCACTCCCTCTATTgtatattatttgttttttttttgtttctaccAAAGATTTTCTCACAATCGTTCAAATCCACTCCGCGAAAACAGTCCCTTTTCAGTTTTTTACTTTGTGATTTTTAAGATACGATGGATGAAATAGTTGTTGTTGTCTTTCAAGTTTCGATTTAAATATAGATCagataaatattaattttttatcctTGGATATAGGGTCGTTGTAAATAACTTAGatataatatttttcagagaaGCTTTTTATAATAGAAAAAATGTATAAAGTAATGTTTAAATTATGTATACAGATATAGCTGAAATAAATCATATTAATTTCTATTTCTCTTATTTCCTCGTTGTTTTGTTCGTTCAATAAATCATTTACTTATACGTTTATTGTTTCATATATACCACACTACAAACACTTTTATATAAACTGTTATCTTCTTAATATACTCTGTTTCTGAAGCCGTAATTGTTGAAACCGAAATGCTTCTTGTAACAACCTGGAAACAACGTATTTATTCGTTTTACAGATTTTTTCTGACCTACTTACGTCTACAAAAGATCTCCCCGCAATGCTCCTCGACGTTGGCGGCGTCCAAGGGTTTCAGACAGGAGTAACAGGAGAAACAACTGTTATGGTACGCCCCGTAAGAGGTAAGGACAATTTCGGCCGCGTACACCTTAAAAAtaacgattttatcgaaatgCTGGGCCCACGACCTGTTGAGAGATCTCACCTTATGCCCGCACCTCCTGCACGGCGCGCACCCCGTATACTTGTGACACCGGTTCACGTCGCAGTGCATCTTGTTCTGGCACCCGTACCTCGGCTCGCCGCAGCTCGTCCTCGCCGTCTGCCTGCCGAAGGACTCGCACGAGTCCGTCAACTCGCGCCTCTTGCTCAGGCTGCGGGCCGCCCTGTCCAGGCAGGAGGAGGACCGGGACGCGCAGGTGACGGGGCACTTGCGTCTCCTCAGTCCGGACCTGCTCTTCGGCTGGCACTGGTACACGGGGAAGGGGCAGGGCCGGCACCGGTCCTTCAGGCCCGTCGGCGGACATATCCTCCTAAAGGGGAGGTCGGTTGAGGTGCGCGTAAACGAGGTGGGTCCTTTGGCGGATGCGCCGATATGGCGAGGTCCAAAGATTCGTTTTTGGTCTTGAGGCTCTGACGAGATCGAaatcttggtctttttagttcGATTAAGATCGATCCATGCGTCTTTCCGACAATAACAAGGAATTTTCTGTTTCAGGGAAGATTTCGAAGAGGATTGTGATCTTAAGGCCGAAGTTAAAGGATGATCAAAGggtcttagagcacagtcttgtcccttcctagggctgggctgctaagggatctccccGAAGATCATTCGTTAGCTTCGGCCTAAGACCCCGAGTGGTTGAAGTGAAGGAACGATCGAAAGGTCTTAGGGCACAGTCTTGTCCCTCGGGGttgggctgctaagggatctcccgGAGGTCATCCTTAACTTCAGCCATTCGGGGTCCGAAAGGTCGAAGAAAAGGAACGATGGAAGGGTCTTAGAGCACGGTCTTGTCCCTTCTTAGggctgggctgctaagggatctcccgGAGGTCGTTCCCAACTTTAGCCATCGATGGACCAGGAGCGCGAAAGCGAGATGTGTTACGTCAATGTGagtaaaattcaattttcacctGCTATGCATGcctatttcaattataaaaatttaaggAAAGTTAAAGATAACAGAATGTTGAGAATCCCaattagcgcatccaccaaaaTGCAGCACGAATTTTCGTTTGGCGCATCCaccaaaatttttagaaatcgcgtttagcgcatccaccaaaaCGTCATGCATCTCCCACCGCTCGGCGCATCCGCCAAATTTTCCATCTACCGAACGACCTCGTTCACGAGCGCTCTTCCCACACTCACTTGTCTCCGACCGGATTCCGGTTGAAGTAGTTGGCCAGTTCCCTGGGCAGGGCGGGACTGGCGCCCTTGCACCCCTTCCGTCGGTTCCTGCAGGCGAAGAAATCCTCGGAATGCGTCGGACTCACCTTGCAGAAGTTCTGAAATTTCGGCCGTTATAGCGAGGTAGCTCGGGTATCGGGGGGGCAATATTTACGTGACTGGAGCTCGTGCACGGCTCGCACTGTTCCTCGATGGTGGCCGCCTCGTCTTCGCCCTCGAACGAGCAGTACTTCCGGAATATCTTGAAGCACGAGTGGCAGTAGATCTCGCCCTTGTAGACCCTGGCGAAGTCCGCGTTCAGGTCGCAGTTGCACTTGTCTGCGGGAAATTTAACgaggattatacagggtggatcAACTGGTTAACCATTTGAAAAAGTTGAACGTTTTTAACTCGTATTTTGATTGATATTTCTCCTCAAAGATACCGTGTGATTTTTTGATAGGGGACGTGGATTGAGTGGCACAttatttcgagaatttttcaataattagtAGATGATTCTTTATGTACTTGAGTTTGAAAATGTTTCCTTTAAAATTTTCTCGATCACTTTGGAACTAGAGAGATGAAATTCGTCTGAAATCATGATCACTATGTATTATTTTTGAATCCTGAAGAGAGGgtctttcaaaatttctttGGATAGATGTTATACAGGGTAGATCTTTGACTCGTggcaatatttcaacagtagattcttgagtccaaaggaaacacttttggGTActttttggctgaatacaactcagtgtcacagataattttgtttttccaggggtggcacagctcattttaATAACTTAAgaaggctatatctttttatcagtgccgattcgaaaaaaatggtataggaaaaaagtgttccttttgacctcaagggtctactgttaaaatatttgtacgagtcaaagattcaccctataTTAACAAGGTTAATATACTGACGTTGCCAGACTTCCAAACCTATCCTGAATTCTACATAAAATCACGTGAAGCAGTTTCGAGTCTTATGAATGGAAAATTACGGTTTTTTTTTACGATTGTATCGAAAAATTGAGAACTTACTGCATCTGAAACAGCACTTGTGCCAGACCTTGTTGAGGGTGATCCTCGGCTCGTCGGGGCATACCTTCTTACCGCAACCGGCGCATTGTGGCATCTTCTTCGGTTTTTTAGGTACTACTGGAATTTGGGGGTAGCGAAATCGAACGAGGGGGGCCTTTTAAGACCCATAGCAGGAATTTATCATTGGGGATCGAAACTTAACGTCAGATTTTGAAATTTGCGAATGCGTCACAGAAAAAACTTCGATCCCTGACGGTAAAAACGTCGCTTTTTCGACGTAAAGCGGTGTACGGGGTGGCTCAAGGAAAACCTAGAGGATTTTTCTCGGGTAGGAGTGGTGGAAAGTGATTTCAAGGGATGGACCTGATGTTATTGACCTCAAAGGGCTTAGGAGCAAGATATACTTGTAAAAATCGTTGTttcggattgaaaaaaattctaggCCCCCTCTCGCTCTGCGCTCTTGCAGCGACGTGCTCCTTCGGGCGCGTATCATATTTATATTTCGGATTAATGAATAGAGGCCTGTTTAACGCTGATCGCTGATCCGTGAATTTTGTCTGATACAAAGCGAAAGGGGTTGCGGGATCGCTCATGCGGCTAATTCGTgattaatttctttttttccgtttttaaAACGTTCGAATAGCGCCATCGGAACGGGCTGACGTTAGCAGACGTTGCAATTGATGGTTTTTGCCTTTCGGAGCTCGGTCCAGGTACGATTAAAAACGGGTGCAGAAAACCTGAACAATAATTCAGAGACCGATTAACATACAGACGAACAATCGCGTTTATGAATCGCCTACTTATGTTCGGAGGTTGTTAAACGATGACACTTTCAAGGGgtgatttttttctcttcaatagAAGGTTAAATACACCCTAAAtactgaaaatcgtccataaaAAACCCTCAAGATAACGcagttgaaaaaataatagacaaaatgagttgttctTTAAAAATAAAGGACTTTTTCCATCATATAAACGTATGCCTAACGATCATGGTTCATTGTGAAGCAGTTTTTCATCAAGTACAATCATTTTTCGCACGTATAATCAATATTTCTTTAGTCTACATTGCGTTTTAAAAAAGATCGAACGGTTCTACGCAACCAAAAGCGAATTTCCATCATGAAAAGGCGTTGAGGATGCCAACGTAGCCTTTGGAATGGTTCAGGTTGGTTGGACACAACTCCAAATGGACAATTCATTCGATATTAACCAAAGACTGCGTAAACCTCAAGTCTCACGGTACTCTATCACTGGAACAGTTCGTCGAAGACCTATAAGTGGTAGACCCCGTGTTGCAACTCCAGTAGAAGACCTTTTTTTAACTCTTTCGGCGAGAAGACAGCCTCTTAGCTCTTGCAGGAAACGTCTTCGAAATGCCACAGGCATCAAGTCCCTAAGCACAGTTAAAAGATGTCTCTATAAAGACAATCTAACATCGAGACGCTTATTAAGAATGGTTTCACTCACTCGCGAACACAAGCGTCATGGACAAGAGGGAGCAATGGAGCTGGTACGTTGGCCAAATGATTCATCACTGAAGAAGTGTCAGTCCACGTCCTCTCATACGAAGGAACAGCCACTCTGTTTCCTCTTCGAAGAGGCATTGGATTGAGGTGGACATTGTTTTGGTACCTCCAGGAACCACAAACTCTTAGACATATGTTGATGAAGTTATCAATGTAGGTACCACGTGATTACCTATGGAGAAAACCCGGGTATTCCACACCTTGCATTACCTCCAAGATCCCTCGACCTAAAACCAAACGAGCACGCTTGGAGACAGTTACAAAGAGGCCTTGATGTCCACAGACAAACAGGCTTCAACATCTCTGATGTCTTCGACAACAAATTGGAACTGTGCACTGAGGAAATACCAAGCAGTCATTGATGCAAGTGGAGTTCTAATTAATTTCTTATCCTTCTTCACTCCCTGTCGAAAACACCTCGTATATCGATTATTATCGGACGATTCAAGGACCAGTAGTTCAAATGCAACAATCGAGACCTGCATACGCCCTCGAGCAGCCTTCGGCCCTCGTCGTATACCTAGTAACATCTATCAGAAACGTCAGACGTTTCGGATGCACTCGAAACGGCGGTAATTACCAATTATCCCGATCCGTGTTACTTTCCGACGAGTTCCCAATTAACGAGGATGTTAATTAATACATAGACACAATAAAACTATAGGCGGCCGTCGCCGGCGTCGACTCCGAACGCACGAGGCCGCGGGTTTCCACTCCTCGGTCGTTTTTACCCCGTTCATAATATCCAATATAATATACATCAGCGGCAGGAACCCCGAAGATTAATATCCACGCCGAGGCGGTCTAGGTTTGCGCTCCATTTCGGTGCGCTGCGGGCTCCAACGTAAAAAATTGCCTTTCGGTTTTCCGCCTGACGGTTCGCCAGACTCGGAGAACGGTTTTTTTTGGATCCTGCACGGCCGAATTGCACAATTGGTCCTTCGAAGATGGATATCTTGTTTTCGTTCGGATGGCGGGAAAAAATTCCCGCTGAGATACGGTTTTTGATGGAGGGAAAACACGAGATGAATATATTCTGCATTTATTCAGTGCTAGATTGTTGAATAGGCAAATAGATCTTTGTTCTGAATATATTCTTTAACTTTACGTACTGAATTATGAATCTC includes:
- the LOC123320271 gene encoding uncharacterized protein LOC123320271, encoding MPQCAGCGKKVCPDEPRITLNKVWHKCCFRCNKCNCDLNADFARVYKGEIYCHSCFKIFRKYCSFEGEDEAATIEEQCEPCTSSSHNFCKVSPTHSEDFFACRNRRKGCKGASPALPRELANYFNRNPVGDKRICPPTGLKDRCRPCPFPVYQCQPKSRSGLRRRKCPVTCASRSSSCLDRAARSLSKRRELTDSCESFGRQTARTSCGEPRYGCQNKMHCDVNRCHKYTGCAPCRRCGHKVYAAEIVLTSYGAYHNSCFSCYSCLKPLDAANVEEHCGEIFCRRCYKKHFGFNNYGFRNRVY